The window gcttgaaaactcgattcataagatccatgaaagtcgttgggggcatttgttagcccaaaaatacgtcaccagaaattcaaaatgcccataccgggttctaaaagttattttcggaatatcctgctccctgatcttcaattggtgatacccggatcgtaagtcaattttggagaagtatttagcaccctgtaactgatcaaacaaatcatctattcttggtagtgggtatttgtttttgattgtgactttgttgagctaccggtagtcaatgcacatcctcagtgatccatctttcttcctcacgaaGAGAACTGGTGAGCCCcatggcgacacactcggtcggatgaaacccttctctaacaaatccttcaactgttcctttagttccttcaattctgctggtggcATTCTATAGgacggaatagatataggttgcatgcctagcatcacatcaatccaaaatcaatctccctatctggaggAATCCTAggaagctcatcaggaaagacctctagaAATTCTTTCACAACTGGCACtgactcgagtgtaggtgcctcagcatcggtgtccataACCCGGACAAAGTAATAGATACACCcattgttaatcatcttcgtggccttaaggtaagaaataaacctactcttcggcaccacattatcccccttccactcaacaagTGGCTcacttggaaattcaaacctcatagTTCTAGTTCGGTAGTCTaacttagcaaaacatgaatgaagccaatccattcccattattatatcaaaatcaaccatccccaattcaatgagatcggccacggtgtcctggccgcgcaccgtgacaacacaacccctataaactcgTGTGGCCACAATAGACTTGTCAACTAGAGTAGATACAGATAAAGGCTTaggaagctgttccggttctatcccaaattccatagaaacAAAAGgtgtaacataggacaaggtggaaccgggatcaataagagcttatacatcatgagtttggacagtcaatatacctgtgacgacattTGGAGAAGCCTCGgcactctggcgaccactcatagcatagaaacagttgggtcctcctgaactttgtgtaccacccctagctgcaccacgccctgctggtGCCGGAGGGCCTCGAGCtagagggggtgctgaagatgtagcagctgcagaactggatggttgtgttgtgcccctgcccgcaccctcgtgggatgaacgacactccctctgaatatgacccctcaattcgcacccgtaacatataggtaagtccatgtagcagatccccGAGTGCATCTTCCTACACCTGGGTCATGGGGGGCTCCGCTGTTGcaggaatctccctcctgatcggccctgatggtggggtcccctgctgcccttattgggcctgaagcgactcccctgctgctgactgtGCCCCACTGGCAGTGCACTAGCTGAATACTGAGCATGAGACTGggttggccctgatgaccctcccctgaaagctgatcttcccccaccaaatgaatcaccaaagttgcccgcggaccagGCCTTGCTGGTTCCCTCTCGCTCCCTTCTGTTCTTCAACTTgcggtcctctgtagcttgagcaaatgctaccattttcccatagttcatatctgaattcaaggcagttgtagcggcctcattgataaccaaggggctaaagccctgcacaaaccggcgcactctagcatccatagtaggcaacatgagaatgtcatattttgacaggcgcgcgaactccatgtgatactcccacacacccCTACTCCCTTGcctaagattctcaaactctgcggcacgggctgccctagtctcggtAGGGAtgaaatggtctataaaggcatcagcaaactcactccatctcgctggagggcttccctcctcccgagagtcctcccacagctcaaaccaagaataggccacccctttcaggcagtaggcggccaactccactccttCCATCTCAGTAGtgcgcataactcggagagtcttatgcatcgcatcaataaagtcctgtgggtcttcctcgggattagcactcgtgaacaccggaggatccaactgcaaaaatctgttcaccctagaactagttgAATCCCCTTGCTGGCTAGAAGATGTAGGTGCAACATTCGACCTTTGgtcctgagaagccactatctgagtcagtatctgaatagctcccctaagatccccatcagaaataccagagcCAGAAGCTGAGGCTAGAGGTGGAATCGGAAAGCCAGGTGGAGGAATTgtcgcaccctcagtaggtgtaggaactggtgtggcctgggccggtgtagtggaatcaggtagtgtaTTATTCAgaggattatcctcaccccttgggtgttcacccgcatcatcaaataaagggtcaactgccactcctaaggcgacgttggctccttggccagttcttgctctcttcttaggtgccatatactgaaagttaaatgAATGCACGTGTTAGAAGAGGAATATTTAcacaattagtttcatcgcacgatccagaatatcaaagaagggtattgttcctaaatgtccaagtagcctccaacttatacatgcggtcgacaacacaccgataagaaggactctactagacacggctctgataCATACTAgtatactttaaaaccttaggctctgatactaagtttgtcacgccccatcctcgggaagcgcgaccggcgctcaaccgagtgaaccccgccgagcaagcctgttagatactttctacccaattaacccatgatcaagaaaagatgtGATTACAttaggtctgcgatcgcataaccgatatgcggaccgcatatcggtcgcataattggtgacCAAACATCCAAAAAAATTGCCCGTGTCTACGGTGACTATACGGCCCGCAAACCTGTTCtatggtcgcataatgaaccgcagaacagttatgcggtcgcatggtctaccaattcggcaccacgaaacattattattatttttttcttttgcaaaattttttaCGGGGCCTTTTAGGGTGCCTGCCCCCCAaccagagctactggtggctcctcagttcCTGCttgggcaggtgctctggctgcagcTCGTGCCCCTCCccagcctctaccccggcctcgcgCGGCTCTAGGAGAGGGCGCGAGTGTCTTATCATTTGATCCaatagtgcgtgtcctcaccatcggtGAGAGAATACAAAGACAAAGACTCATATTTCAAAATCGACAAAtttgcatgataaggaatcaaagaattagagtttcctaacagttccatggCCTGTCGAAGATATGTACAgatgtctttgtaccgatccgcaatactctactaaactttcttatgactcgtaacacctatgaacctagagctctaataccaacttatcatgaccccAAAACCCCACCGGAGGTGGtcctgatggcacctagtctctaagactaggtaagcctacatACATGAGAATCTGACAAAAATAAAGACTAAAAACATTAAATAAAGCTGATAAGTCTCATAATAACATCAATACTAAATCACAATTACAATATTGCCAAAACCCGGTGAAACTGAGTCATAAACTCTAAAACGTACACTAGAAGTCTAAAATTACAATAATGTTTGATGTGGAAATAAATAGTAGAAAACATAGTAAtggaaggtgactccaaggcgTGCAGACGTcaagcaggtgtaccttgaagtctccgaaataTGTGGTCCCATCACTGACGTCCGGCACGAGAAGATGTACCTGGATATGAACaagaatgtgcagaagcatagcatgagtataccataatggtacctagtaagtatcaagtctaacctcggtagagtagtgatgaagctaggtcaagacacctactaggacaagaaAGATAAACAAAGTATAATATAGTTTAATGACGGAAAACGAGGAAATGAATAACAACAAAGTAGTACAATAATATAGGCTAACAACGGAATTTAAGGCAATAAAGGCAACAAGGAGtgaacatatgataagaacaacaagtaatcaaatacgGACAAATACAAGACAAATGAAGGGAAAACAAAAttgttcaaccaacaagcctcttTAACATAGAAtgaacaacaagaatcacaatcgaggtaccaTACCTCACAATCtcatttcacaagtcacaatcacagtcttccttatatcaccgcgtgagccttgcatttattttggaaacatttttcccaaaatagctacacaCGTTTTagccccttatctcaccgcgtggcttcaagtaattcccttactagcaacacgcatataaatcccaccttatctcaccgcatgtgtatcaaccactatctttataccaccgcatgcgtatcaatatcacaacacaataatcaactcgcaccacacatgcccatatgccacaacacttgccaaaatcaacaataccaatgttaccacaacatATAGCACACGGCTCAACCACGATgtgaacaagaatctcaataacaacaaaatgaatgagataATCAACGAGGAAAGATATCTTAATAATCAataacttcaacctcaatgtgttaataaccttcacaacttcaacttcaataactaaAAATAAAGGTATCCCCCCGAaatgacaacttcaaataagagtaattcaacaataaaagaggtaacaagacaataagagaggtaacaacttcaactaaagcatataagagcaaacttaATAATTAATGAtagaacatgtgctaacaacgtcaaatagtgCTTGTGGGAGTAAATTTAATAATGGAAGATATAAAATATAATGACAgattcaattaaatgcatggaagAAGTCTAAAAGTCTAAACCGATCAAAATTCCATATATTGTTCGTGTACACTTGCGTCGCCTCGTGTACATGTCTTCCACAtaatacaaatagcacaatcagcccaaatcctaaggggtagtttctcccacacaatgttaggcaagatacttaccttaactaggccaaatcaactcTCAAGAATTAGCTTTTCCCCTAATGTTCGCCTCCATACggatcaaatctaaccaaaaaataacttaataacatcaaacaatgcgaTAGAAATCAATTacgatagataaagctatgatctttacacaattccccaaaagtcaatcCTAGGCCCACTCACccaaaacccgagtccaaggaTAGATTTttactacccataaccccacgaatctatatgtgttttgttttcaaatccgagacCAAATCGACTCTTaaaatccaattttttttttcaaaacttagacaaaaatccccaaaataTTGCTTTTATtgtcataaatttgatgttaaatctcatatataatcatgaaatatagttggaaattgattagaatcacttacccagtGATTGTAGGTGAaactcccctctccaaatcgcctcttaccgagtctagggttctaaaatgaaagaaaatgagatgaAATCCGGACCCCCAAcccttttgttcagttgcagatgtcgcaattgcgacactgggttcgcaattgcaaaccctcgCAATTGTGAAGAATCATCGCAAATGCGGCACTGACAGCCTATGTggaaagtcgcaaatgcgacattagcttcgcaattgcgaagcctactcccttcgcaaatgcgaataaagtgtcgcaaatgcgaacctgccCAGTATAGCCCGCACTTTGCAACTGCGAGTGAGGCATCACAATTGTGATACCTGACCCTCACCTGTTCACTTTGCTATTGCGAGGTTGGGGctcacaattgcgacatcagagacACCAACACACTAGCTACCTGATTTAGTTCAAAACTATTACAAAACACTTTCAAAAGTCACCCGAGCCtccggagctccaaaccaaacatccacacaagtctaaaaatatcatacgaactggTTCGCataatcaaaacacaaaaataatatctaaaaatAGGAATTggacatcaaaacgcatgaatttcaaaagaaaactcaagaacctctagaattgcaaccaagcgtctgaatcatatcaaactaactccaaatgatacaaaattttgcagacaagttccaaagaGTAAAATgcacctattccaagtcccaaaaccaaattctaAATCCGatagtcaaaaagtcaacctacagtcacaCTTGGgaaaacttctaaacctcaattgccaactttcggcaaaataaataaaatcaacctagggacctccgaatgcAATTCTGGGTATATGCCCAattccaaaatcatgatacaaacctatcATAGCCATCAAAATATTGTTTCGGAGTCATTTTCGCAAAAGCCAAACTTTGGTCAATATTGTATTAACTTAGGCTTATAAACCAAGAaacaaagggtccaaatcaacccacaACCTTACAAaaatgaaactaaccaacccccccaagtcataaaatcacaaatacacatgtgtgaagtaTCAAAAAGGAAAACGgtgctcaaatacataaaataatcggccgggtcgttacaactgcttgtgattcagagtcGATAATGGGATTATcatgttttcatatgatggcatgatatgcGGTGCAATATGTGGTAttgagatttacatgtacaaggttgcAGTTCAGTTTTTAAGGGAAGGTCATGAGATTTAGACAGCATAAAcggtttcagatgtttagaagaatgctggTACTATTTGGTATCACCTGAGATGAGTGTGGATTTCAGAAagacgcattgtgttttgacttgcctGCTTGACTGGTATTACGGTAATCGCCAGGTTGATCAACTGCTGATGTTTAGATTTTGCTATGTAGCACggaagtatttctcgtgagaTGATTATGCTAGAGAGATGTGTCAGTCATTTGAGTGGTTGAGTCGGGATCAGATATGGAGATGTTTGTATTCTTGTGATTTTGAGACTAGGAGTCTCAGAGGTGGACTATtccttggttgtggactatgaaaaAATGGCGAGAGTTAGACAGTTaatggtatgtgttatggataggttatAGTGGATCTTTGGGAAGGTTGACTACCTATTTCGGGAGGATCAGAATGGATTTGGGGGCGCATTAGCATGGCTAAGGAGGATGTGTATTTTATATTGAATAAGGTTTGTTCACTCAACACAGctattgttgaggggtgtgtcatcAACTAGAGTTGATCGTATTGGTGTTCTTATATGTTCAATGTGCTACTCTTTTATGTTACAATGAATTATGAGACTGTTGGCTATTTACACACGTGATGCAGTTCTATTTATGCCTTgtcgagcgagatggctcttagggtgttgaatgattgattgtgccttggttatggtcttcttgtttgtggtatattatgCTATCAGTTTATCCATGGTTATGATCATACACATTGCGTGATTGTTGTTGATATGTTCATGGTTGTTGCTTGTGAGCATCATGGCTTGAGGTATTCCATATGGACCAGTGCTTAGATTGGGTCACGTAtcgcagcggagttatgttgggatatgatccttgtgCTATTCcatgtgttttgtttctcctATGTGAGATGATTCATAGCTTTGCGCCTTGTGGTGGTATCGGTTGAGCTCACGGAATGATTCACTCATTGATTCTATttctatttttgggagcatccgagttgttgcttgtttgaTGCACGGATTACATGGTATGTggctctaggtagtattggtgtaGCATGTCGGTCGAACAACTTGTACTAGATGAGATGGGATTTTGTACATGGAAtgagtgctatcagatttgattaaggtatggaTGAATATCATCATGAGTCAGATCAGAGTTTGGCAATGGTTCTTATCGGGTGAGAaggctccacgacttgttgatctgacgagtggttatgagttttgcgTGTTTccttcatcattggcagtgtacgaaggtttaaaacaattttttatttatttgagaTTTGTTACCTACTGGATTTGTCATGAGCATCTATTGTGGTTGGAAGTTATTGCTTTGAGAATATGAGTTATGTGTTATATCATGCTATTATatattgggttatggttatggcttacTATAGCCTGTTTAGACTTATACGGTGATTAGATGTAAGATTCGGCTCTTATGATGTATTCTGGATCTTGGAGGTTTGATTCTAACATTTATGGACCTAGGTTAAAGTGAAAATCTTCAGTTGGGTTGTGTTGTCAGACTTACATggtttggggtgacgtgggatcacccatgggtatgtgtatggtgagttgattcagtgatttgatggctttgttaCGACTCTTGGCATGTTCAAGGATGAgcatatgtttaagtggaggagaatgtaacgacacga is drawn from Nicotiana tomentosiformis chromosome 12, ASM39032v3, whole genome shotgun sequence and contains these coding sequences:
- the LOC138902632 gene encoding uncharacterized protein; the protein is MAPKKRARTGQGANVALGVAVDPLFDDAGEHPRGEDNPLNNTLPDSTTPAQATPVPTPTEGATIPPPGFPIPPLASASGSGISDGDLRGAIQILTQIVASQDQRSNVAPTSSSQQGDSTSSRVNRFLQLDPPVFTSANPEEDPQDFIDAMHKTLRVMRTTEMEGVELAAYCLKGVAYSWFELWEDSREEGSPPARWSEFADAFIDHFIPTETRAARAAEFENLRQGSRDMNYGKMVAFAQATEDRKLKNRREREGTSKAWSAGNFGDSFGGGRSAFRGGSSGPTQSHAQYSASALPVGHKPEQLPKPLSVSTLVDKSIVATRVYRGCVVTVRGQDTVADLIELGMVDFDIIMGMDWLHSCFAKLDYRTRTMRFEFPSEPLVEWKGDNVVPKSRFISYLKATKMINNGCIYYFVRVMDTDAEAPTLESVPVVKEFLEVFPDELPRIPPDREIDFGLM